The following are encoded in a window of Longimicrobium sp. genomic DNA:
- a CDS encoding DUF1259 domain-containing protein, with translation MGSIVIWHAVSRAVTTVSPSVRRIKEIVPRAGLRDRGGDRDGRQDRALIYFQPTGGGRAAIMGDFVMTAAEVNPVIRALRDKGIEVTALDSHLLGEQPRLVFMHFWANDDAVNLARGCAPHSRG, from the coding sequence ATGGGCAGTATCGTGATCTGGCATGCTGTTTCACGCGCTGTAACAACTGTATCACCAAGCGTTCGCCGGATCAAGGAAATCGTTCCGAGGGCCGGACTCCGGGATCGAGGAGGGGATCGGGATGGGAGACAGGATCGCGCTCTCATCTACTTCCAGCCGACCGGCGGCGGCCGCGCCGCGATCATGGGCGACTTCGTGATGACCGCCGCCGAGGTGAACCCCGTCATCCGCGCGCTGCGCGACAAGGGGATCGAGGTCACGGCGCTGGACTCCCACCTGCTGGGCGAGCAGCCGCGCCTCGTCTTCATGCACTTCTGGGCGAACGACGACGCGGTGAACCTGGCCCGCGGCTGCGCGCCGCACTCGCGCGGATGA